Proteins found in one Selenomonas ruminantium subsp. lactilytica TAM6421 genomic segment:
- a CDS encoding type II toxin-antitoxin system RelB/DinJ family antitoxin, whose amino-acid sequence MTGSTTSMSIRMDRVVKEQAQQLFKSLGMDMTTAINIFLRQALIRKGLPFEVTIKGADSVLLQKLVEADNDTDIHGPFHTTQELMEELNTDE is encoded by the coding sequence ATGACTGGTTCAACAACAAGCATGAGCATCAGAATGGATCGCGTGGTAAAAGAACAAGCTCAACAGCTTTTTAAGAGTCTCGGTATGGATATGACAACGGCTATCAATATCTTTCTAAGACAGGCGTTAATACGGAAAGGATTACCATTTGAAGTTACTATAAAGGGAGCAGATTCAGTTCTGCTGCAGAAATTGGTCGAGGCTGATAATGACACTGATATTCACGGCCCCTTTCATACTACGCAGGAATTGATGGAGGAGCTCAACACTGACGAATGA
- a CDS encoding AAA family ATPase codes for MLVQFSVTNYKSIRSQATISCRASSDKEMAENLFEAGKVKLVPCLAVYGANASGKSNLLNALLLMKQMVCGSYARVLKGDRLPYDSFSFSEAQSAPTELDIIFYMNGIKYAYGFAYDGDSIKSEYLYHWPRGREALIFSREGNEFTFPKESMQEQNQLAKRTAPNRLYLVTSNEWNNPLTENAFMWFVTRLLNAHDEDNLYTTSIEAVLQGNDSKSRLLQEMLTADLGLENIEVIERGGKKQIVTYHRIGEGKEENSVYSLLLEQESAGTHFFFSRIGLWLKALAQGGVIAIDEIETSLHPLLTRHLVEMVQDHNINRNHAQLIFTTHDVGLLERTLLRRDQIWFVEKNDKSLESEVFALTEFSPRKTENITKGYLQGRYGAIPFIGEELLWRE; via the coding sequence ATGCTGGTACAGTTTTCCGTAACGAATTATAAGTCTATCAGGAGTCAGGCAACGATAAGTTGCCGGGCGAGTAGTGATAAGGAAATGGCAGAGAACCTGTTTGAGGCGGGTAAGGTAAAGTTGGTGCCCTGTTTGGCGGTGTATGGTGCTAATGCTTCAGGCAAGAGTAACCTGCTTAATGCTTTGCTCCTGATGAAGCAGATGGTTTGTGGTAGCTATGCTCGAGTTCTCAAGGGGGACAGGTTGCCTTATGATTCGTTTTCCTTTTCAGAGGCCCAATCAGCCCCTACGGAGTTGGATATTATTTTTTACATGAATGGCATCAAGTATGCCTATGGCTTTGCCTATGACGGCGATAGTATCAAATCTGAGTATCTGTATCATTGGCCAAGAGGTCGGGAAGCGCTTATTTTTAGCAGGGAGGGCAACGAATTTACTTTTCCGAAGGAAAGTATGCAGGAACAGAATCAGTTGGCCAAGAGAACGGCGCCTAATCGGCTATATCTGGTAACATCCAATGAGTGGAACAATCCCCTTACGGAGAATGCCTTTATGTGGTTTGTTACAAGGCTGCTGAACGCCCATGATGAAGATAATCTATATACCACTTCCATCGAAGCTGTTCTGCAGGGCAATGACTCAAAATCCAGATTGCTGCAGGAAATGCTGACAGCAGATCTGGGGCTGGAAAACATTGAGGTTATCGAGCGCGGGGGCAAAAAGCAGATAGTTACCTATCACAGAATCGGTGAAGGCAAAGAGGAGAATAGTGTGTATTCTCTTTTGCTTGAGCAGGAGTCGGCTGGTACGCATTTCTTTTTCTCACGCATTGGTCTTTGGCTGAAGGCTTTAGCTCAGGGCGGTGTTATTGCTATTGATGAAATCGAGACAAGCCTGCATCCGCTTCTGACAAGGCATCTGGTTGAGATGGTACAAGACCATAATATCAATCGAAACCATGCCCAGCTGATTTTCACCACACATGATGTTGGTTTGCTGGAGCGCACATTGTTGCGCCGGGATCAGATATGGTTCGTAGAAAAGAACGACAAGAGCCTAGAATCAGAGGTATTTGCATTAACGGAATTTTCACCTCGTAAAACAGAAAATATTACCAAAGGCTATCTGCAAGGCCGTTATGGTGCTATTCCATTTATTGGTGAGGAACTATTATGGCGAGAATAA
- a CDS encoding AbrB/MazE/SpoVT family DNA-binding domain-containing protein: MSAITVNFPDRFIDNAKVMSKGQITIPKDVRAVLGLDTGSRVTFIVEKGSVRMVNSAVYTMQMIQAEMAGEGDKAGITSEGEVNSIVKEIRSEGE, translated from the coding sequence ATGAGTGCTATAACTGTAAATTTTCCAGATAGATTCATTGATAATGCAAAAGTTATGTCTAAGGGGCAGATAACAATCCCAAAGGATGTTCGTGCTGTTCTTGGTCTGGACACTGGTAGCCGTGTTACTTTCATTGTAGAGAAAGGTTCTGTTCGTATGGTAAATTCTGCAGTTTATACTATGCAGATGATTCAAGCAGAAATGGCAGGAGAAGGGGATAAGGCAGGAATTACTTCTGAAGGAGAGGTAAATTCTATAGTAAAAGAAATCCGCAGCGAAGGCGAATAA
- a CDS encoding DUF6088 family protein: MLYDFLIRTYGQGEPIFLADVSYKDMKPAMLRQAMSKLVEKGQLRRFDKGIYYIPDTSIFPSGAFLSSDKVIERRYLSAKGQRCGYISGQNFANQFGLTTQVPISCTVVSNKATTKERRIRLGQQEIILRQPRCTITKQNYLVLQILDLLADVDRYSEIEQEEARQRFKDYLGRAEMSFSSMEQYLDYYPVKIFKNMYEMGLLYGLPA, translated from the coding sequence ATGTTGTATGATTTCTTAATAAGAACATATGGGCAAGGAGAGCCAATTTTTCTAGCCGATGTATCATATAAAGATATGAAACCAGCTATGCTGCGACAGGCCATGTCAAAGCTTGTTGAAAAGGGGCAGCTCCGCCGTTTTGATAAAGGTATATACTATATTCCAGACACAAGCATCTTTCCCTCTGGTGCATTCCTTTCCAGCGATAAAGTCATAGAGCGCAGATATCTGTCCGCCAAAGGCCAAAGATGCGGCTACATCAGTGGCCAGAACTTTGCCAATCAGTTTGGCCTGACCACCCAGGTGCCAATATCCTGCACAGTAGTCTCCAACAAGGCAACTACCAAAGAACGCCGAATTAGACTGGGACAGCAGGAGATTATCCTGCGTCAACCTCGTTGCACTATCACCAAACAGAACTATCTTGTGTTGCAAATCCTTGACCTGCTGGCGGATGTAGACAGATATTCAGAGATTGAGCAAGAGGAAGCCCGCCAAAGATTCAAGGACTATTTGGGCCGGGCAGAGATGAGCTTTTCCAGCATGGAACAATACCTCGACTACTATCCAGTAAAGATATTTAAAAATATGTATGAAATGGGGTTACTATATGGCCTACCTGCATGA